The Pectinophora gossypiella chromosome 10, ilPecGoss1.1, whole genome shotgun sequence genome contains a region encoding:
- the LOC126370157 gene encoding histone H2B.1-like: protein MAPKVPKKPLKSMEKPIEKPISKSKKMKKKTFTNFSIYLYKLLRQVTQNKIGISRKSMLIMNNFVYDMLEKIASEAGRLVAHSKRNTLSSREIQSAIKLLVPGELAKHANMDALKAVTMYHNSQENEV from the coding sequence ATGGCGCCGAAAGTTCCTAAAAAGCCATTGAAATCTATGGAGAAGCCTATCGAAAAACCGATTTCAAAATCAAAGAAGATGAAAAAGAAGACGTTTACCAACTTCTCCATTTATTTATACAAGTTATTAAGACAAGTAACACAGAATAAGATTGGAATATCAAGGAAATCAATGTTGATAAtgaataattttgtctatgacaTGTTGGAGAAGATAGCTTCAGAAGCGGGGAGGCTCGTAGCGCATTCGAAACGGAATACATTGAGTAGCCGGGAAATCCAATCTGCTATCAAACTTTTGGTACCAGGTGAACTAGCGAAACACGCAAATATGGACGCCTTGAAAGCAGTGACGATGTACCACAATAGCCAAGAGAATGAAGTTTGA
- the LOC126370070 gene encoding uncharacterized protein LOC126370070 yields MSWRAKEETVQRWIESYPELMYESTNHTIYCTKCETNIGCRKSTIKRHVEGVVHKGTPSMSPNDFLFDFIEFLILCNIPWAQVENPSFKNFFQKYMCCACSNRKKLPSESILRKKYLDEIYAKKLATIHSEIVDEKIWISLDETTDFLGRYVVHFLVKPLNSTASKKVYLIACKVLENINGKTISQFVIDCLKNLWGDSYEDKVESVLLLCTDSVAYMLTAGRVLKQHFPNMKHVTCLAHALHRVAEKIRSEYPDVDTLIANGKKFFLKSPSRVKLLKDMYPNLPLPPQPIITRWGTWLAAASYYVKYFDEIKHILTCLRSSEAVSIKNAKNIINKDNIRNDLNFIDENFIIIQIALTNLQKRDRSIVESFQIFDEVRSVVNWSMSSPIQNKLEAVISRNPDIDIIRTFSEQIASGSATDDILIWKFAPLTSVEVERTFSTYKWILNVKRNRLKLANMEKIIVIYFNSTENENAISNVEEIDSENEDDD; encoded by the coding sequence ATGAGTTGGCGAGCAAAGGAAGAGACTGTTCAACGCTGGATTGAATCCTATCCTGAACTGATGTACGAGTCCACAAATCATACAATTTACTGTACGAAATGTGAGACTAACATCGGATGTCGAAAGAGCACCATCAAGAGACATGTTGAGGGAGTTGTGCATAAGGGAACACCGTCGATGTCTccaaatgattttttatttgattttatagagTTCCTTATTCTCTGTAATATTCCGTGGGCACAAGTTGAAAACccatcttttaaaaacttttttcaaaaatacatgTGCTGCGCTTGTTCTAATCGAAAAAAGCTGCCCAGTGAATCAAtactcagaaaaaaatatttggacgAAATTTATGCAAAGAAGCTTGCTACAATACACAGCGAGATTGTGGACGAAAAAATATGGATTTCATTGGATGAAACTACTGATTTCTTAGGAAGATATGTAGTGCACTTTTTGGTCAAACCTTTGAACTCTACAGCATCAAAAAAAGTTTACCTAATAGCTTGTAAAGTATTAGAAAATAttaatggaaaaacaatttctcAGTTTGTcattgattgtttgaaaaatctgTGGGGTGACTCCTATGAAGATAAAGTGGAAAGTGTTCTTTTGTTATGTACAGACAGTGTTGCGTACATGTTGACAGCGGGGCGAgttttaaaacaacattttccGAACATGAAGCATGTCACTTGTTTAGCTCATGCTCTCCATCGGGTAGCAGAAAAAATACGTTCTGAATATCCGGATGTAGACACACTGATTGCCAACGGAAAGaaattttttttgaagtctcccAGTAGAGTAAAATTGTTAAAAGACATGTATCCCAATTTACCGTTGCCACCTCAACCAATAATAACACGGTGGGGCACTTGGCTTGCAGCAGCCTCTTATTATGTGAAATATTTTGAcgaaattaaacatattttgacaTGTTTGAGAAGTTCAGAAGCAGTCTCAATAAAAAAtgcgaaaaatattattaataaagacaatattcgaaatgatttaaatttcatcgacgaaaattttataataatacaaatagcgttgacaaatttacaaaaacgcGATAGATCCATAGTCGAAtcatttcaaatatttgatGAAGTAAGGTCAGTAGTAAATTGGAGTATGAGTTCacctatacaaaataaattagaagcagTCATATCTCGCAATCCGGATATTGATATTATCAGGACGTTTTCAGAACAAATCGCAAGCGGTTCAGCAACTGACgatattttaatttggaaatTTGCCCCGCTGACATCAGTAGAAGTTGAACGGACGTTTTCGACATATAAATGGATATtaaatgttaaaagaaatagattaaagttggcaaatatggaaaagattatcgtaatttatttcaattccacAGAAAACGAAAATGCTATTTCAAATGTTGAAGAAATTgatagtgaaaatgaagatgacGATTGA